One Oxalobacteraceae sp. CFBP 8761 DNA segment encodes these proteins:
- a CDS encoding transposase, giving the protein MDRAVYPSDIPREHFEVVRAMLEAARRKTRPRKHDLYDVFCAVLYFLHTGATWRAMPPDFPPWRTVHEYFTQWTMQRENGQSLLESVLEKSGRDVELTRLRALTQRY; this is encoded by the coding sequence ATGGACCGAGCTGTCTACCCCAGCGATATACCCCGCGAACACTTCGAGGTCGTGCGCGCCATGCTTGAAGCGGCGCGCCGCAAGACGCGCCCGCGCAAGCACGATTTATACGACGTGTTTTGCGCCGTGTTGTATTTTTTGCACACTGGCGCCACCTGGCGCGCGATGCCACCCGATTTTCCACCGTGGCGCACGGTGCACGAGTATTTCACGCAGTGGACCATGCAACGCGAAAACGGCCAGTCGCTGCTCGAAAGCGTGCTCGAGAAATCAGGTCGTGACGTCGAGCTCACCCGATTGCGCGCGCTGACGCAGCGCTACTGA
- the folE gene encoding GTP cyclohydrolase I FolE: MSDKEAFTEHDWRRLLKTLGENPDRPGLIETPARVTKAWKHWTSGYDQNPVEVLKAFEDGAEEYNELIVVRGIPVYSHCEHHLAPFFGKATVGYLPNGKIVGLSKLTRLVDIFSKRLQVQERMTMQIANALMEVLEPKAVGVVIKCRHLCMESRGIRAIGEETITSTLLGELQPNLALRTEFLALARD; encoded by the coding sequence ATGTCTGACAAAGAAGCTTTCACCGAACACGACTGGCGTCGTCTATTGAAAACGCTGGGCGAAAATCCGGACCGTCCCGGCCTGATCGAAACGCCTGCGCGCGTGACCAAGGCCTGGAAGCACTGGACTTCGGGTTACGACCAGAATCCGGTGGAAGTGCTCAAGGCGTTCGAAGACGGCGCCGAGGAATACAACGAGCTGATCGTCGTGCGTGGCATCCCGGTCTACAGCCATTGCGAGCACCACCTGGCGCCGTTCTTTGGTAAAGCCACCGTTGGGTACCTGCCGAACGGCAAAATCGTCGGCCTGTCGAAGCTGACCCGCCTGGTCGATATCTTTTCCAAGCGCCTGCAGGTGCAGGAACGCATGACGATGCAGATCGCCAATGCGCTGATGGAAGTGCTGGAACCGAAAGCAGTGGGCGTGGTCATCAAGTGCCGCCACCTGTGCATGGAAAGCCGCGGCATCCGCGCCATTGGCGAAGAAACCATTACCTCGACCCTGCTGGGCGAGCTGCAGCCGAACCTGGCACTGCGAACCGAGTTCCTGGCGCTAGCGCGGGACTAG
- the nudC gene encoding NAD(+) diphosphatase — protein MLHTPASFTPLFAPHPDPAPLNFLFHKGQLLVREDGPALPDVAVLEQVGAVREHLQPLGLLDGRYCQTGWLDAEPALPAGYAWRGLRALFGVMDESLVGLAGRAAQVAEWARTHRFCGVCGSGTVLATGERCFKCPQCGHMAYPRISPAMMVLIRKGDQVLLAKHVLHATQRFVPLAGFLEAGESIEECITREVFEEVGLRVHNPRYFASQSWPFPHSLMLAFTADYLDGEIRVDPAEIAEARWFGPDDAWPERIPQMSISSVLIDAHRPPGT, from the coding sequence ATGCTGCATACGCCTGCTTCCTTCACGCCACTGTTTGCGCCGCATCCCGATCCGGCGCCGCTGAACTTCCTGTTCCACAAGGGCCAATTGCTGGTGCGTGAAGACGGGCCTGCGCTGCCCGATGTCGCCGTGCTTGAACAGGTCGGCGCGGTGCGCGAACACCTGCAGCCACTTGGCTTGCTCGATGGCCGGTATTGCCAGACCGGCTGGCTCGATGCCGAACCCGCGCTACCGGCAGGCTATGCCTGGCGTGGCCTGCGCGCGCTGTTTGGTGTGATGGACGAGTCCCTGGTGGGCCTGGCCGGTCGCGCCGCCCAGGTCGCGGAATGGGCACGCACCCATCGCTTCTGCGGCGTGTGCGGCAGCGGCACGGTGCTGGCCACCGGCGAGCGTTGCTTCAAGTGTCCGCAGTGCGGTCACATGGCCTATCCGCGCATCTCGCCGGCCATGATGGTGTTGATCCGCAAGGGCGATCAGGTACTGCTGGCCAAACACGTGCTGCATGCCACGCAGCGCTTCGTGCCGCTGGCGGGCTTCCTGGAAGCGGGCGAGTCGATCGAAGAATGCATCACGCGCGAAGTGTTCGAAGAAGTAGGGCTGCGCGTGCACAATCCACGCTATTTCGCCAGCCAGTCGTGGCCGTTCCCGCACTCGCTGATGCTGGCCTTCACGGCCGATTATCTCGACGGCGAGATCCGCGTGGACCCGGCCGAAATCGCCGAGGCGCGCTGGTTCGGCCCGGATGACGCGTGGCCGGAGCGGATACCGCAGATGTCGATCTCGAGCGTACTGATCGACGCGCACCGGCCACCCGGCACGTAA
- a CDS encoding AraC family transcriptional regulator, whose amino-acid sequence MDKLSSLVGRHSFNARIFYNGAFCDANQFTENGVSGQLHVVREGPVDFIHDDGEVITVTEPTLLFYPRGASHRLQVHPGHTANLLCAHIQFQDEMSNPLSRVLPNCLVMPLSEIAGLRSTLDLLFSEASQAEPGREVILDRLCDVLLIQVIRREFDSGRLSLGLLAGLSDRQLSLALTAIHERPHEPWSLQSLAKVACMSRAAFTERFRDVMGMPPGEYLTRWRIGVGSRLLRQGMPVKQVSSRAGYTSPSTFTRAFTTMMGASPREWLKQAAG is encoded by the coding sequence ATGGACAAACTGTCATCGCTGGTCGGTCGCCATTCATTCAACGCCCGTATTTTCTATAACGGCGCGTTTTGCGACGCCAATCAATTCACCGAAAACGGTGTCTCCGGTCAGCTGCACGTGGTGCGCGAAGGGCCGGTCGATTTCATCCATGACGATGGCGAGGTCATCACCGTCACCGAACCGACGCTGCTGTTTTACCCACGCGGCGCCAGCCACCGTCTGCAGGTGCATCCCGGTCACACGGCCAACCTGCTGTGCGCCCATATCCAGTTCCAGGACGAGATGAGCAATCCGCTGTCGCGCGTGCTGCCCAATTGCCTCGTCATGCCGCTGAGCGAAATTGCCGGACTGCGCTCGACGCTCGACCTGCTGTTCAGCGAAGCCAGCCAGGCCGAGCCGGGCCGCGAAGTGATCCTGGATCGCCTGTGCGACGTGTTGCTGATCCAGGTGATCCGGCGCGAATTCGACAGCGGGCGCCTGTCGCTGGGCCTGCTGGCCGGCCTGTCGGACCGTCAGTTGTCGCTGGCACTCACAGCCATCCACGAGCGCCCGCATGAGCCGTGGAGCCTGCAATCGCTGGCCAAGGTGGCCTGCATGTCGCGCGCCGCATTCACCGAACGCTTTCGCGACGTGATGGGCATGCCGCCGGGCGAATACCTGACGCGCTGGCGCATCGGCGTCGGCAGCCGCCTGCTGCGCCAGGGCATGCCGGTCAAGCAGGTCAGCAGCCGCGCCGGCTATACCAGCCCGTCCACGTTCACGCGCGCCTTCACGACCATGATGGGCGCCTCACCGCGCGAGTGGCTCAAGCAAGCCGCCGGCTGA
- a CDS encoding MFS transporter, which yields MHTSVSAPRRSSFVLVQAQQYSLPLVFALFGLIMGSWAGRIPALAAGVNVSHAALSMVLVCGGLGAVLSYPVSSFMMGRFGARKTILLAGLALLSVLVSIGMAPTVPRLMMSVLMLGVTASIFDVAMNSAAARREKVSGKSEMSRLHGLCCAGGLVGATLGSLMASLKIAPATHFLMLAGPLAVVLWMAYSVLEADEVGVQVEKKSFALPRGPLVLLGLLGFFGSMAEGSIADWSGMFLKEHFGASDGLAPLSLSAFSVMMLISRMFGDKLKERHGAKRLVSTGAMIAAAGLFFAVLAPNAYVALIGFAVAGVGLALVFPFVFSAAGAQGPAALAAVASMAYSGSLMGPPAIGAVAHFIGMQAAIAYIGGLSIVIAMVACRTRMLK from the coding sequence ATGCACACCTCTGTTTCTGCGCCGCGCCGTTCGTCGTTTGTCCTTGTACAAGCCCAGCAATATTCCCTGCCACTCGTCTTCGCATTGTTCGGCCTGATCATGGGATCGTGGGCTGGCCGTATTCCTGCGCTGGCCGCCGGCGTCAATGTGTCGCATGCGGCACTGTCGATGGTGCTCGTCTGTGGCGGCTTAGGCGCCGTGCTGTCGTATCCGGTCTCGTCGTTCATGATGGGCCGCTTCGGCGCCCGCAAGACCATTCTGCTCGCCGGTCTGGCGCTGCTGAGCGTGCTGGTGTCGATCGGCATGGCGCCGACCGTGCCGCGCCTGATGATGTCGGTGCTGATGCTGGGCGTGACCGCCAGCATCTTCGATGTGGCAATGAATTCGGCGGCAGCGCGCCGCGAAAAAGTCAGCGGCAAGTCCGAAATGTCGCGCCTGCATGGCTTGTGCTGCGCCGGTGGCCTGGTCGGCGCCACGCTGGGCAGCCTGATGGCCAGCCTTAAGATTGCACCGGCAACGCACTTTCTGATGCTGGCTGGTCCATTGGCCGTCGTGTTGTGGATGGCCTACAGCGTGCTGGAAGCGGATGAAGTCGGCGTCCAGGTCGAGAAGAAATCGTTTGCATTGCCACGCGGTCCGCTGGTGCTGCTGGGTCTGCTGGGCTTCTTCGGTTCGATGGCTGAAGGCAGCATCGCTGACTGGAGCGGCATGTTCCTCAAAGAACACTTCGGTGCATCCGATGGTCTGGCGCCGCTGTCGCTGTCCGCCTTCTCGGTGATGATGCTGATCTCGCGCATGTTCGGCGACAAGCTGAAGGAGCGCCATGGCGCCAAGCGCCTGGTGAGCACCGGCGCCATGATCGCAGCGGCCGGCCTGTTCTTCGCTGTGCTGGCCCCGAATGCCTATGTGGCGCTGATCGGTTTCGCTGTTGCCGGTGTTGGTCTGGCGCTGGTGTTCCCGTTTGTGTTCAGCGCGGCCGGCGCGCAAGGCCCGGCAGCCCTGGCCGCGGTGGCCAGCATGGCGTACAGCGGCAGCCTGATGGGCCCGCCAGCCATCGGCGCCGTCGCGCACTTCATCGGCATGCAGGCAGCCATTGCCTACATCGGCGGCCTGTCGATCGTGATCGCGATGGTGGCGTGCCGTACCCGCATGCTGAAGTGA
- a CDS encoding organic hydroperoxide resistance protein translates to MAIENVLYRANATATGGREGRAVSSDSALDVKLTTPKELGGNGLAGTNPEQLFAAGYSACFLGAMKFVANRDKLKISPDVAVEGTVGIGPIPTGFGIEVLLKISLPGVPADEAQTLIDRAHIVCPYSNATRGNIDVTLQLV, encoded by the coding sequence ATGGCAATCGAAAACGTTCTCTACCGCGCCAACGCCACCGCAACGGGTGGCCGCGAGGGTCGCGCCGTGTCGTCCGACAGCGCACTGGATGTGAAGCTGACCACCCCGAAAGAGCTCGGCGGTAATGGTCTGGCTGGCACGAACCCTGAGCAATTGTTCGCTGCGGGCTACTCAGCCTGCTTCCTGGGCGCGATGAAATTCGTCGCCAACCGCGACAAGCTGAAGATTTCGCCAGACGTCGCAGTGGAAGGTACGGTCGGCATCGGCCCGATCCCGACCGGCTTCGGCATCGAAGTGCTGCTCAAGATCAGCCTGCCAGGTGTGCCAGCCGATGAAGCGCAAACGCTGATCGACCGCGCGCACATCGTGTGCCCGTATTCGAACGCAACCCGCGGCAATATCGATGTGACGCTGCAACTGGTGTAA